One Portunus trituberculatus isolate SZX2019 chromosome 42, ASM1759143v1, whole genome shotgun sequence DNA window includes the following coding sequences:
- the LOC123517343 gene encoding BTB/POZ domain-containing protein KCTD12-like → MATNGAATNSSSSSASSNSGQALPEQQAGQNMNAIVQVFPPIVELNVGGVFYTTALTTLQRVTESLLGQMFSGKSKTPVLRDSKGKFFIDRDGVLFRYILDFLRNQKLVLPENFSERERLKKEADFFQLQEMLDSLTLPKSLSPVDPAYSVRTSVGTITVSYRGTFAFGRDGLADVKFRKLSRILVCGRVTLCREVFGETLNESRDPDRGATDRYTARFFLKHTFLEQAFDMLVLAGYKCCGSCGTSTAGGIMVDKKPGMDNEEDRWNHYNEFVWVRE, encoded by the coding sequence atGGCCACCAACGGCGCTGCCACgaacagttcctcctcctccgcttcgtCCAACAGCGGACAAGCGCTCCCGGAGCAGCAAGCTGGACAGAACATGAACGCCATCGTGCAGGTGTTCCCCCCCATCGTGGAGCTGAACGTGGGGGGCGTATTCTACACCACGGCCCTCACCACCCTGCAGCGCGTCACCGAGAGCCTCCTCGGTCAAATGTTCAGCGGCAAGTCCAAGACTCCTGTGCTGCGGGACTCCAAAGGCAAATTCTTCATAGACCGTGACGGAGTCCTCTTCAGGTACATTCTGGACTTTTTGAGGAATCAGAAACTcgtgttgccagagaacttcaGCGAGCGGGAGAGGCTGAAGAAGGAGGCAGACTTCTTCCAGCTACAGGAGATGCTGGACTCACTCACGCTGCCCAAGTCACTCAGCCCCGTCGACCCGGCGTACTCGGTTCGGACCTCCGTCGGGACCATCACAGTTAGTTATCGCGGGACTTTCGCTTTCGGTCGCGATGGATTGGCTGATGTGAAATTCCGCAAACTGAGCCGAATCCTGGTGTGTGGCCGAGTGACGCTTTGCCGTGAAGTCTTTGGTGAGACATTGAATGAATCTCGTGATCCTGATCGCGGTGCCACAGATCGCTACACTGCTCGGTTCTTCCTGAAGCACACGTTTCTCGAGCAAGCCTTCGACATGCTGGTGCTGGCCGGCTACAAGTGCTGCGGCTCGTGCGGCACCAGCACCGCGGGCGGCATCATGGTGGACAAGAAGCCCGGCATGGACAACGAGGAGGACCGATGGAACCACTACAACGAATTCGTGTGGGTGAGAGAATAA